Part of the Branchiostoma floridae strain S238N-H82 chromosome 11, Bfl_VNyyK, whole genome shotgun sequence genome, GTCCCAGTACACACACATCCAATCATTACTTCGTCGAGTTAGTTGAAGGGTATGGGGCCTTGGTTAAGCGAAACTTATGCAGGCATGACACTGGCGGTTATTGATGGTACTGCAAGTACCTGACTGGCGGACTCATTCAGTCCCTGAATTTTTACCTGCTTGAATTCGATAATGAATGACTTTACAAATATAATTGGGAACTCTAGACCttctttcttaatttttgtttggaatacatatcaaatattcaagaaaaaatataACAGGTATCTGAATCTCCAAGATGTTAGCgtggagatttttttttttctgaccagCCTACGTTTCATAGAATCTGATGCTTAACTAccagaaatgatgatgatgatgatgaaaattcgcctcatcagaaaacattgatgctctaacccaacatctgcttagagattatgCAACATACAACATGACAACTTTCAAACTTAGGCCACAGcgagtaaattttatggatgacatccgcgcgctcattaatttttgcctcatttcagaaaaaaaaacaagaatttttttcttcttcagggaaggccggatagacgaaaatgggtaaacgttgtgttgtaaccaaattattgaatgtagaattgacactagagactctgtagcattgactgtagttgcagaagtgaaacctgatagatagttgtaagagtggcacaactatgaaagctatgagtgtagttgccaacatggttaatgataccagtctaccacactagtgtcactttaactacactggtgcacttcttaaatacaggaatgaatgccttgttggctgtgatgccatattttgtcacttcaagtcttgttacaacgtctgttttgaaaatttgacatcttgttttttttacccatcttgtttttttttttgccctatctcattatttttgcagtctgcagaggatgtcatccataaaatttacttgctgtggccttacttcaAGCATGAAAAAGCGAAAACAACAGGCAAGAAGTTTGAATATAATGACTTTTATTCCACTTAAATTCTATATTGTGGAAGGACACACATTTTCCCATAGGTATGATGTAGCTGGGGACTACTCATTCTAACATTTCAGGAAGGGGTAGGGAGAGGTCCCTCCCCCAGTTTATTCTTATTCCTCTGTCCAAACTTTTACCATATTTGAAACAAATAATAGGACCAAACCCTTGCAACTTTAAAAAATAGAATAGCCACAAGTTCAAACTAGTATCTCATCTAATGATCACATGTATTGTTTTATCAAATAAGTCATGTACCTTGGTTCTCAGCTGTTTTAGATGAAGGATTAGACCAAACGGCATGAAAATGATTGCTGGGGACTCAAGTGTCTTGTGCAACACTCATAGCAAtgtaaaaagacaaaataaaacCGAATGTCTTGCATACATACTTCACTTTTATCATAGAAGTATAAGTATGTAATATACACCACATTGCTGAGGTAAATTTCTAACTTAACCTGTAAGATTAGAGCTTACAAAGGTATATCCTTACTGTAATACAAAATGTCAGAGGCTTATGCCATGAAACGAGAAATAACAATGTAGTGGCCCTAAGACTATACATCCTACAACCTAAACCTTTATTGAACTATTTCCTACACCAAAGCCTTGTGTAGTTAGACAGCATGATAGTGCTATCCTGATGACTTCTAACATGTTTATTTGGAGACAAAAGATTTCAAGTCTTCCAGGAACTTGATGTATTGCCTGTGCTCGTGGGATGTGGACAGAGTCACCAGCTTTGCCGCAAAGTCGTTGTCAACTCCACGCTCTTCCAACGTGGTCATCAACAAGTCATACAGGGTCTGGGGAAATAATACATAGGATTAATACAATAATCACTGTTTACCTTTTTCCCATGAATAATCCTGATTTCAGATAGATTACCATGGTGTAGGTTGTATGTACATAAAAAGAAAAAGTTAGCAAATGATCTTTTACTTGCCATAGCAATATCTAAGTGGGTAGAGTTCTCATTTTGCATGTGGCAGGTAATGTTGAAAAATGTATGTAGTGCTATAGTATTTATTATCATCTGCTTGCACAGCTGTGTGGCTTAAGGGCCAACTATACAGAGATGTGCAATGGCCTATACACCACTAAAGAACATTATGGTTTGGAAGGactcaaaacttttttttcaaagggcCTTTATGACAGAAACAAGGAGCTAGAAAGATTTCCAATTTTGCCTTCCAATGTCTGCTTGGATACTACAATTTCGTCAACATAGGAATTCCTTCTCATTTATTAATTACGTTAATTTCTTTGAAAAGTTTGAACATCAAATCGCTACCTTGAGAGGGAAGATGGcaaagcaccaaggacagtgggGAAGATTATCTGCAACTGATACATCATCCTGTGTGATCTATACTTTATCGTATAGTTACATGCCCTCTGTATCAGGTTTGATCTAGCTTTATGATTTGGATGGTTTcactttatgtttatgttatgtaacgttatttgtaaataaaaacattttcaagaatTCCATCTCACCCCGTCCATGTTGTCTGCCCCAGCGATGTAGCTGCTCTCCTGccactccccctccccctcgtgAAGAGTCACCTCGTCGATCTGGAACACGTCCACCTCCTCCTCCCCCCCTGTAGTCCCCTCATCACCAGTAAAGGAACAGTTCAGACTCAGGCTGGAGCCTCCAGACTTCTTCAGCTCCACTGTGAACCTGGGTCTGGACACCATCTGAGGACAGGATAGGACACATCTTATTGCAAAGATTTCAAATGCTATTATGTATACGAAGTAAAGCTCTTACCAAAAAGCCTAAATTTTATGTGAGCTGACCAGAAGTGTGACGTTAGCAACGGGTTAAACTAAGGGTGCCAGGCAATCTGTATCACCCCCTGTCTCGGTTCAGGGTTGTTACATGACCTCTGATATATATGACCAACCCTGAACTCTTGCATGTAAGTACCTCATCACTTTAACGTTTAGCTGTATGCCtttcaaaggaaaaaaatgCTAAGGAACCAGTACAGTGGTCACTGTATTTTCATTAATCTAAAGGACCTAATGTATATACGTGTGTATAGTAAATCAATTTTACCAAGCAGCTCTGAGTGACATCCTCACTACCTAGAAAACCTCTTACCTGTGGCTGTTCAGACTCCTCATCCATAGACTCATCATCCACTGACAGGTTGACATTAAAGTCAATCGTCACACTGAGaacagaataaaacaaaaaagtatCATTAGTGATTTGCTGCTATCTAGGGAATTGatgataatacatttgtacatgtatcttgcatGACTTCCTCCAATACAGACCATAATTGGACATGACTGTATGAAAATCATCATTTCCATATTTGCCTTGACTCTTCTAACAGCTGACATGtactcatctccaagcagatgggacGAAGAATTTTCAAAAGTCATGCAATAacatcttttcttctttctttctttcaaaggGTTTGCATTGAATGTACAGCAATTAATATACAAGTAGGCTTACATTTCTCCATCAAAGTTTCTGGTAAGCGTGACTTCTGCCCCTTTAGTAGAGATTTCAAAGTCCTTCAGTTTGGGGGCCTCTTGCAAGTTGTCTTTCTCTGACTCAATCTCCTTTGAGAGGAAGTTTGCGAGCTCCTTGTCCCCTGCAACAGACAGAAATGCCTTCAACGGTTACACATGTATTGGTGAAAATTGAAACAGAGGCAGCTACAgtacatcttgaaatgtttgcagtgaccTGTCCACCATAAAACTGTgacacagttactgtaaatgcagacattttcttggtggttttaaaatttgtgttcacag contains:
- the LOC118426457 gene encoding complement component 1 Q subcomponent-binding protein, mitochondrial-like translates to MAFSGSRLVASAAAKLLGQSRQGFKALTGVSRSLLTFSAAEGHSLRSACFSRSFTRSMWVLCSKRPDTDLLNGGVVKLTDVNKTCSCCGLHTQGDKELANFLSKEIESEKDNLQEAPKLKDFEISTKGAEVTLTRNFDGEIVTIDFNVNLSVDDESMDEESEQPQMVSRPRFTVELKKSGGSSLSLNCSFTGDEGTTGGEEEVDVFQIDEVTLHEGEGEWQESSYIAGADNMDGTLYDLLMTTLEERGVDNDFAAKLVTLSTSHEHRQYIKFLEDLKSFVSK